One genomic segment of Misgurnus anguillicaudatus chromosome 23, ASM2758022v2, whole genome shotgun sequence includes these proteins:
- the LOC129436468 gene encoding zinc finger BED domain-containing protein 4 — protein MAKTVLPEKQQILNLPQHSFLLDVRTRWNSLYLMFERFLEQYAAIQAASLDPRLKKTMERDRLARVTDEDLKKAEDFVQLMRVMYTSTLCVSTEKSPTCSQILPILQKLRNHFTVHEGDTVFVSTLKATVWSDLSQRYQSVNVRAFLEEATALDPRFKYKVEDETVWHRIKDKILAAAHPMETEKLTEHGDGETEKGTMSQDEEEETLQVQKCKKTKMTPLEELFAEDDALKENLIQSTLSIQEQTAKELEMYRDMLPLMTSEDPEQERHISFPV, from the exons ATGGCCAAAACTGTGCTCCCGGAGAAACAACAGATTCTGA ATCTTCCCCAGCACTCTTTCCTTCTCGATGTCAGAACCCGCTGGAACTCTCTTTACTTAATGTTTGAGAGGTTCCTTGAGCAGTATGCAGCAATTCAGGCAGCCTCTCTGGATCCAAGGCTAAAAAAAACCATGGAGAGGGACAG ACTTGCAAGAGTAACAGACGAGGACCtaaaaaaagcagaggactttgTCCAACTCATGCGGGTTATGTACACGTCCACACTCTGTGTCTCCACTGAAAAGAGTCCAACCTGCAGCCAGATCCTGCCCATACTGCAGAAATTAAGAAACCATTTTACTGTGCATGAAGGAGATACAGTGTTTGTGTCCACTCTTAAGGCAACAGTCtggtctgatctgtcccaacgTTATCAG AGCGTCAATGTCAGAGCCTTCCTTGAAGAGGCAACTGCATTGGATCCTCGGTTTAAGTATAAAGTGGAGGATGAGACAGTCTGGCACCGAATTAAAGACAAAATACTGGCAGCAGCACATCCTATGGAAACAGAGAAG CTGACAGAGCATGGCGATGGAGAAACGGAAAAGGGGACAATGTCTCAGGATGAAGAAGAGGAGACTCTACAG gttCAAAAGTGCAAGAAGACCAAGATGACTCCATTGGAGGAGCTTTTTGCTGAAGATGATGCCCTAAAGGAGAACCTGATTCAGAGCACCTTGTCCATCCAGGAACAAACTGCCAAAGAACTAGAGATGTATAGGGACATGCTGCCTCTAATGACCTCTGAAGACCCTGAACAGGAGAGACACATATCCTTTCCTGTCTGA